The Xenopus laevis strain J_2021 chromosome 5L, Xenopus_laevis_v10.1, whole genome shotgun sequence genome has a segment encoding these proteins:
- the c3orf80.L gene encoding uncharacterized membrane protein C3orf80 homolog → MVQCFLERSLLFRAVLLWLELLQESQAGWSCGDLLCGDKEGCCVFGNVSHTEIKCCKLPFHTFLDNVGWFVRKLSGLLILLVLFAIGYFLQRMICPSPRRYSRQQQRGQGTPGLLNETSSQDSLIDSVRHLPEHELHIISSPIFLQLPSYEEVKYLPTYEESMRPNQVILPVSQIPAQALEDNRPGP, encoded by the coding sequence ATGGTGCAGTGCTTTCTGGAGAGGTCCCTGCTGTTCAGGGCAGTGCTGCTATGGCTTGAGCTGTTGCAGGAGTCCCAGGCTGGCTGGAGCTGTGGGGATCTGTTGTGTGGCGACAAGGAGGGCTGCTGTGTGTTTGGGAATGTCAGCCACACAGAGATTAAATGCTGTAAACTGCCTTTCCACACTTTCCTAGACAATGTGGGCTGGTTTGTCAGGAAGCTGTCTGGGCTTCTCATATTGCTGGTTCTGTTTGCCATCGGCTACTTCTTGCAGAGGATGATTTGCCCCAGCCCTCGCAGGTACAGCCGGCAGCAACAGAGGGGTCAGGGCACTCCTGGGCTGCTGAATGAGACCAGCTCTCAAGACTCTCTCATAGACAGTGTCCGGCACTTGCCTGAGCATGAGCTTCACATCATTTCGTCTCCAATTTTCCTGCAGCTCCCAAGCTATGAGGAGGTCAAGTATTTGCCCACTTATGAGGAATCCATGCGACCCAACCAAGTCATCCTGCCTGTGTCACAGATACCTGCCCAGGCACTAGAGGATAACAGGCCAGGACCTTAA